From Cydia fagiglandana chromosome 24, ilCydFagi1.1, whole genome shotgun sequence, a single genomic window includes:
- the LOC134676321 gene encoding uncharacterized protein LOC134676321, whose product MSSLARFQTVVKIKYFPQYLFHNVRIPAPALPVADSKMAMKTLNPIQHKLTRTTHHSVRFTSDELPKYKPLDSSDSSPPMFAPSSYPDHDSGAPSPEFPASFQPAAQRLRHNEQRIKLLNQINTIVQQRAELESNRLTLSTLLDELRRKLKRRVEECHLEKKEKLKALKQSNLRLEKEKLGLTAEIEHVKRHLLKEEAHHVQHARTAVAQAIQGVTKAGPSDSLFSTCSVSELPNLVSRNVAKNAPSRAADSKLAAARLMRDIAELRQRVAQVEIRLANEQKRKRQAEQDIVRLRKELSNTKSCIASLRLAPPPLRKQCSKFA is encoded by the exons ATGTCATCACTCGCACGGTTTCAAACAGTTGTCAAGATTAAATACTTCCcacaatatttatttcataacgTTCGTATCCCAG CGCCAGCCCTACCAGTCGCAGATTCCAAGATGGCGATGAAGACGCTAAACCCGATCCAGCACAAGCTGACTCGCACCACGCACCACTCGGTGCGCTTCACTAGCGACGAACTACCCAAATACAAGCCTCTC GACTCTTCCGACTCCAGCCCTCCTATGTTCGCTCCGAGCTCGTACCCCGACCATGACTCGGGCGCGCCGAGCCCGGAGTTCCCCGCCAGCTTCCAGCCGGCCGCGCAGCGCTTGCGACATAATGAGCAGC GCATAAAACTGCTGAATCAAATAAACACGATCGTGCAGCAACGTGCAGAGCTCGAGTCGAACAGACTCACACTCTCCACGCTTCTAGACGAACTAAGAAGGAAGCTGAAGAGGCGGGTAGAAGAGTGCCATCTCGAGAAGAAAGAAAAGTTGAAG GCGTTGAAACAATCGAACCTGCGCCTCGAAAAGGAAAAGCTGGGTCTGACCGCGGAGATAGAGCACGTGAAGCGCCATCTGTTGAAAGAGGAGGCGCATCACGTGCAGCACGCCAGAACCGCGGTCGCGCAG GCGATCCAAGGTGTGACGAAGGCGGGGCCTTCTGATAGCCTCTTCAGCACGTGTTCGGTGTCCGAGCTGCCCAATCTCGTCAGCAGGAATGTCGCCAAAAACGCTCCTTCCCGTGCT GCTGACAGCAAACTAGCGGCAGCGCGTTTGATGCGAGACATCGCGGAACTTCGGCAGCGCGTCGCGCAAGTTGAAATCAGGCTCGCCAACGAGCAGAAG CGCAAGCGGCAAGCGGAGCAGGACATTGTGCGCCTGCGCAAGGAACTCTCCAACACGAAGAGCTGCATCGCCTCGCTGCGTCTCGCGCCGCCGCCATTACGCAAGCAATGCTCCAAGTTCGCTTAA